The genomic DNA CTCCTTTATGATTTTTGACCTTGACTATCTTTGACCTTTGATTATATTATACTTTGATCTTCTTTGACTTTCAACTACTATTTTTTAATTTTTTTGGTGATCTGCATATAGTTTTCCTTAAATTACATTGATAAAGTTTTACTTTTCCTACTATGAAAAAAGAAGTTACAGTATGCTCGTCATTGATTGTCCTTTTCCTCATATATTGAGAATATAGGGAGGAGATATTGTGAAAATCAATTGGGGGGCTGCTCTACAAATTGCTGCTGTATATGTCGGAACTGTTGTTGGGGCAGGCTTTGCAACTGGGAAGGAAATCGTTGAATTTTTTTCAAGGTTTGGCTTTTTCGGTTTAATTGCCATTATGATGAGTGGTTACTTATTTATTTTTTTAGGGGTAAAGATTATGAGGCTTGCTGTAAAAATTGAAGCAACCTCTTATCAACAGTTAACTGAATTTTTGTTTGGGAAAAGATTTGCAATGATTGTTAATGTTTTATTACTTTTAATATTATTAGGTGTATGTGCTGTTATGCTCTCAGGAGCAGGCGCTGTTTTTGAAGAACAACTTGGTTTATCTAAATCAACAGGGGTATTTTTTACAATCGGACTTTCGCTCGTTGTCATGATGGTTGGAATAAAAGGGTTGTTTGCGGTTAATACTTTTGTTGTTCCGATGATGATTGCATTTAGTTTTATGTTAATGATTTTATCAATGAAGCTGCCTAATTTTTTGGAAAATATATTATACATTCCGTATGTCGCTGATGGATGGAAATCAGCTATAGCTCCGTTTACATATACGGCTTTTAACCTTTCATTAGCACAAGCTGTTTTAGTGCCAGTTGCGAGTGAAGTTAAAGATGAAGCTGCAATTAAATGGGGCGGTATCATCGGAGGAGCAGCATTAACGCTGATTTTATTTTCTAGTCACTTTACTTTAGTAATGCTTCCAAACTTTGAAGTGTATGATATCCCAATGGCAGTTATTATGAAAAGCCTTGCTTCAGGTTTTTATTGGATTTTTGTATTAATTATTTATGGTGAAATTTTCACCTCTATTATTGGCAA from Bacillus aquiflavi includes the following:
- a CDS encoding YkvI family membrane protein; translation: MKINWGAALQIAAVYVGTVVGAGFATGKEIVEFFSRFGFFGLIAIMMSGYLFIFLGVKIMRLAVKIEATSYQQLTEFLFGKRFAMIVNVLLLLILLGVCAVMLSGAGAVFEEQLGLSKSTGVFFTIGLSLVVMMVGIKGLFAVNTFVVPMMIAFSFMLMILSMKLPNFLENILYIPYVADGWKSAIAPFTYTAFNLSLAQAVLVPVASEVKDEAAIKWGGIIGGAALTLILFSSHFTLVMLPNFEVYDIPMAVIMKSLASGFYWIFVLIIYGEIFTSIIGNVFGIERQMKSLISTPRFIIIAVIFTITYFISLVHYGRLLSYLYPLFGYISLIFIVLLWMKPYPTKSH